TTTATTTAAAAAATTTTTATCTGTTAATAAATGCTGTCCAAAGCGTTTTTTCATTAGAAGCTAATCGCTGATAGCTATTTCTTTTTTTTTCCATAACGTTTTTGAAATCTATCAACACGTCCTTCAGAGTCAATAATCTTTTGTGTCCCTGTATAAAAAGGATGACAAGCGCTACATATTTCTACTTTAATTTCTTTCTTTGTAGAACCAATTTCAATTTCATTGCCACACATGCAGGTGGCTA
This window of the Candidatus Melainabacteria bacterium genome carries:
- the rpmE gene encoding 50S ribosomal protein L31, giving the protein MKEKIHPEYHNIVATCMCGNEIEIGSTKKEIKVEICSACHPFYTGTQKIIDSEGRVDRFQKRYGKKKK